One region of Oryza sativa Japonica Group chromosome 10, ASM3414082v1 genomic DNA includes:
- the LOC107279194 gene encoding uncharacterized protein, translating to MAAEAAARGEGHDDGYFPILEASRRLRNRVIMMLWMRMLLRQLVVRWWLRVHFRRFMWVWHLRVLRARVRLFLWRIRHDHLVYILDTIMVLAYVVFKINASFIGYIEFVKLNCSSAQHQFLMVFPLVFMLTVLGAFICTAVRTFMDAVIFSLPLQCWRP from the exons atggcggcggaggcagcggcgcgcggAGAGGGCCACGACGACGGCTACTTCCCCATTCTCGAG GCTTCGAGGAGGCTGAGGAATCGGGTGATCATGATGTTGTGGATGCGTATGCTTCTCAGGCAGCTGGTCGTGAGATGGTGGCTGCGCGTGCATTTCAGGCGGTTCATGTGGGTGTGGCATCTGCGGGTTCTTCGGGCTCGGGTTCGTCTGTTTCTTTGGAGGATTCGGCATGACCACCTTGTCTACATCTTGGACACCATCATGGTTTTGGCATACGTCGTATTCAAGATCAATGCCAGCTTCATAGGCTACATCGAATTCGTTAAACTTAATTGCTCATCTG CACAACACCAGTTTCTCATGGTGTTCCCTCTCGTCTTCATGCTAACCGTACTCGGTGCCTTCATCTGCACAGCCGTCAGAACTTTTATGGACGCTGTAATTTTCTCGTTACCGTTGCAG TGCTGGCGTCCGTGA